Proteins encoded by one window of Coriobacteriia bacterium:
- a CDS encoding 2-isopropylmalate synthase, with translation MKNHSKYKVGYFMPPNPTTKWVTRDRVEKTPIWCSVDLRDGNQALIVPMSLEEKVEFFQFLVSLGFKEIEVGFPAASETEYALIRTLIEKDLIPEDVTIQVLTQSREHIIEKTFESLRGIKKAIVHLYNSTSLAQREQVFKMSKDEISEIAKEGATLFNKYAALMPETSFRFEYSPESFTGTEMEFALSICNEVIDIWKPTADKKVIINLPATVAMSMPHVYATQIEYMSDNLHDRENIIVSLHPHNDRGTAVADAELGLLAGADRVEGTLFGNGERTGNVDLITVAMNMFCHGVATGLDFSDMPSIVETYERFTNLVVHPRQPYGGSLVFAAFSGSHQDAIAKGMKWHEDKGLSTWSVPYLPIDPHDVGRVYEADVIRINSQSGKGGIAYILENNYGYDIPKAMKEEVGYFIKDFSDKTHKELAPGEVFDLFNQEYVNCFTPIDITDITFQKDPASISSKDVSFNTTVVANINGDIFELEGHGNGRLDATRKALMKGPYNREYTFVTYTEHALEKEADSMAVAYVAIADKNGRIYWGVGTHTDIIYASVNALVCAINRMNKVAPFIEK, from the coding sequence ATGAAAAATCACAGCAAATACAAGGTGGGCTATTTTATGCCTCCCAACCCAACAACAAAATGGGTCACAAGAGACCGCGTTGAAAAAACACCTATCTGGTGCAGCGTTGATCTGAGAGATGGAAACCAGGCGCTGATCGTTCCTATGAGCTTAGAAGAAAAAGTGGAGTTTTTTCAGTTTCTTGTAAGCCTGGGCTTCAAGGAAATCGAAGTCGGATTTCCTGCCGCCTCAGAAACTGAATACGCGTTGATTCGAACTTTGATTGAAAAAGACCTGATTCCAGAGGATGTGACAATTCAGGTATTGACCCAATCCAGAGAGCATATAATAGAAAAAACATTTGAGTCCTTACGCGGTATAAAAAAGGCTATTGTCCATTTGTATAATTCGACTTCTCTTGCGCAAAGAGAACAGGTTTTTAAAATGAGCAAAGATGAAATTTCAGAAATTGCCAAGGAAGGTGCAACCTTATTCAACAAATATGCAGCCCTTATGCCTGAAACCAGCTTCAGATTTGAATACTCGCCGGAAAGTTTTACCGGGACAGAAATGGAATTTGCATTAAGTATTTGTAATGAGGTCATAGATATCTGGAAACCTACTGCAGATAAAAAAGTGATTATTAATCTCCCTGCAACTGTAGCTATGTCCATGCCTCACGTGTATGCAACTCAAATTGAGTATATGAGCGACAATCTGCATGACAGGGAAAATATCATCGTTTCCCTGCATCCCCACAATGATCGAGGAACAGCGGTAGCAGATGCGGAGCTTGGCCTTCTTGCCGGGGCTGACCGAGTGGAAGGAACCCTTTTTGGCAATGGAGAACGTACAGGAAATGTAGACCTTATAACGGTTGCCATGAATATGTTCTGCCATGGTGTTGCGACCGGTCTGGATTTTTCTGATATGCCTTCCATAGTGGAAACATATGAAAGATTTACAAATCTTGTAGTTCATCCACGTCAGCCTTACGGCGGTAGTCTGGTTTTTGCAGCTTTTTCAGGTTCTCATCAGGATGCAATTGCCAAAGGAATGAAGTGGCATGAAGACAAGGGCTTGAGTACCTGGAGCGTCCCATACCTTCCAATCGATCCTCACGATGTCGGTCGGGTATACGAAGCTGATGTCATTAGAATTAACAGTCAGTCAGGCAAGGGAGGAATCGCCTACATCCTTGAAAATAATTACGGCTATGATATTCCAAAGGCTATGAAAGAAGAAGTCGGCTACTTTATTAAAGACTTTTCTGATAAAACGCACAAAGAGCTGGCACCTGGCGAAGTATTTGACCTTTTCAATCAGGAATATGTCAACTGCTTCACGCCAATTGACATTACAGATATCACATTCCAAAAGGACCCAGCCAGTATAAGCAGCAAGGATGTAAGCTTTAATACGACAGTCGTTGCAAATATTAACGGGGACATATTTGAGCTTGAAGGGCATGGTAATGGCAGACTTGATGCAACCAGAAAGGCATTGATGAAAGGCCCTTACAACAGGGAATACACTTTCGTTACCTATACCGAGCATGCTCTGGAAAAAGAAGCCGATTCTATGGCGGTTGCCTATGTCGCCATAGCAGACAAAAACGGTCGAATATACTGGGGAGTTGGAACACACACGGATATTATATATGCTTCGGTAAATGCACTTGTTTGTGCAATAAACAGAATGAATAAAGTCGCACCATTTATAGAAAAATAA
- the lepB gene encoding signal peptidase I: protein MRDKESVPIKNRSDRKQLDSAEPSTIRWVVETVIMVILAVAIAQGIKAYLIQPYLVPSGSMLPTIQLKDRVLADKLVFRGFGTPKYKDIVVFDDPTGEFPTLIKRVIAVGGQTVDLKEGAVYVDGKKLDEPYTYGKPSYLQVISLPITIPKGYIWVMGDNRTNSGDSRTFGPVKISTVHGRAFWTYWPLNRFGTLK from the coding sequence ATGAGAGATAAAGAATCAGTTCCAATAAAGAATCGTTCGGACAGAAAGCAACTCGATAGTGCAGAGCCCTCCACCATTCGTTGGGTTGTGGAGACTGTCATCATGGTCATTTTGGCCGTGGCGATTGCGCAAGGAATAAAAGCGTATCTCATCCAACCTTATTTGGTACCGTCCGGTTCGATGTTGCCCACCATTCAGCTCAAAGATCGCGTTTTGGCCGACAAGCTCGTGTTTCGCGGTTTCGGCACGCCGAAGTACAAAGACATCGTCGTGTTCGATGATCCCACGGGTGAGTTTCCGACACTCATCAAGCGTGTGATCGCAGTCGGTGGGCAGACCGTCGATTTGAAAGAAGGAGCGGTCTATGTCGACGGTAAGAAACTCGACGAGCCCTACACTTACGGAAAACCGAGCTATCTTCAAGTGATCTCTCTGCCCATAACCATTCCGAAAGGATATATCTGGGTAATGGGAGACAACAGAACAAATAGCGGGGATAGCAGGACGTTCGGCCCGGTCAAAATCAGCACGGTGCACGGGCGTGCGTTTTGGACGTATTGGCCGCTCAACCGTTTCGGTACCTTGAAGTAG
- the trmD gene encoding tRNA (guanosine(37)-N1)-methyltransferase TrmD, which yields MRVDVLTIFPDMFSAPMSASMLGIARQKGALEFFAHDLRTWTHDFHRTVDDSPYGGGQGMVMKPAPLFEGVEAVAALDERKPTVIFFTPTGRTFTQDMAEELACQERLLMVCGRYEGFDQRPVDALADIELSIGDYVLTGGELPAMMVTDAVTRLLPGVLGDEMSAVDESFSSGLLEYPQYTRPALYRDMPVPEILLSGNHGAVDVWRHEQAMKRTRKRRPDLLKENDER from the coding sequence GTGAGAGTCGATGTACTGACCATATTTCCTGACATGTTTTCAGCACCTATGAGTGCCTCTATGCTCGGAATCGCTCGGCAGAAGGGTGCTCTGGAATTTTTCGCGCACGATCTTCGCACGTGGACGCATGACTTTCATCGCACCGTCGATGATTCCCCTTACGGCGGCGGGCAGGGAATGGTTATGAAACCGGCTCCTCTTTTTGAAGGTGTTGAGGCTGTGGCTGCGCTTGACGAGCGCAAACCGACCGTGATTTTTTTCACGCCGACGGGGCGCACGTTCACGCAAGATATGGCGGAGGAATTGGCCTGTCAAGAACGCTTGCTTATGGTTTGCGGACGTTATGAGGGGTTTGACCAACGTCCCGTCGACGCACTTGCCGATATCGAGCTTTCCATCGGGGATTATGTACTGACGGGCGGAGAGTTACCCGCTATGATGGTAACCGATGCGGTGACGCGTCTTCTCCCCGGTGTGCTCGGCGATGAAATGAGCGCGGTCGATGAATCGTTTAGTTCCGGGCTGTTGGAATATCCGCAGTATACGCGTCCGGCGCTGTATCGCGATATGCCCGTACCGGAAATTCTTCTTTCCGGAAACCACGGCGCGGTAGATGTGTGGAGGCATGAACAAGCTATGAAGCGAACGCGGAAACGTCGCCCCGATTTATTGAAGGAAAACGATGAGAGATAA
- the rimM gene encoding 16S rRNA processing protein RimM, whose translation MLKDNQDVTTKRFVTVGTIRKSHGLNGEVLVAFATGASLPVLVGKRVWVAPPTRKVSEGVFSSIDEFGGGYLVKLSNVDSIGEASNLSNKSLICAVEDLPGDVVDALRNDFDPDSVVEFKVSSDNYGDLGVVSEYLVTKANDCIVVKGLYGELILPIIDEVLLDVDYEHKIMYVHVQKGTIESDPL comes from the coding sequence ATGTTGAAGGATAACCAAGACGTTACTACCAAACGTTTTGTAACGGTAGGCACCATACGCAAGAGTCATGGCTTGAACGGAGAGGTTCTTGTTGCGTTTGCAACGGGAGCCTCTTTGCCCGTATTGGTGGGTAAGCGGGTATGGGTGGCTCCACCGACGCGTAAGGTCTCCGAGGGCGTGTTCTCATCGATTGATGAGTTCGGGGGTGGGTATCTCGTAAAATTGTCGAATGTCGATTCGATTGGTGAGGCGAGCAATCTGTCCAATAAATCGCTCATATGCGCGGTGGAAGATCTGCCCGGCGATGTCGTCGATGCATTACGTAACGATTTCGATCCCGACAGTGTAGTCGAATTCAAGGTGTCCTCGGATAATTACGGCGATCTCGGCGTGGTGAGCGAATACCTTGTGACGAAAGCAAACGATTGCATCGTCGTCAAAGGATTGTACGGTGAACTGATTTTGCCGATAATCGATGAAGTTTTACTCGATGTCGACTATGAACATAAAATAATGTATGTGCACGTGCAAAAAGGCACGATTGAAAGTGATCCGTTGTGA
- a CDS encoding KH domain-containing protein, which produces MASETSNITELVEYLVTSLVDDPKQVEINSQIDGDKLSIAIRAAQEDVGKVIGRNGRTIKSIRTLARAAAGNTSTIVEVDVEG; this is translated from the coding sequence ATGGCTTCAGAAACGTCTAACATTACTGAGCTCGTAGAATATCTCGTAACGTCGCTGGTCGATGATCCAAAGCAGGTTGAAATCAATTCGCAAATCGATGGCGATAAACTTTCAATCGCCATCCGTGCTGCACAAGAAGACGTCGGTAAGGTCATAGGTCGAAACGGGCGCACCATCAAATCGATACGTACGCTCGCCCGTGCAGCGGCCGGTAATACTTCGACAATCGTAGAAGTCGATGTTGAAGGATAA
- the rpsP gene encoding 30S ribosomal protein S16, giving the protein MAVKIRLSRHGAKKAPFYRVVVQDGRMARDGRFIEIVGRYNPRTDPSTIEINLERVDEWISKGAQLTEAAGKIVASARGEKQAPLQEAKPSKKVVAKAEAEKKAKVEAKAAAKAEAEAAAKAAAEAAQAAEEAKKASAEEVAATEESTDEAAE; this is encoded by the coding sequence TTGGCAGTTAAGATTCGTCTTTCGCGCCACGGAGCCAAGAAGGCACCGTTTTATCGTGTAGTTGTCCAAGACGGCCGTATGGCTCGTGACGGTCGTTTTATCGAGATTGTCGGTCGCTATAATCCGCGCACCGACCCCTCAACCATTGAGATTAACTTAGAGCGCGTTGATGAGTGGATTTCAAAGGGTGCCCAGCTCACAGAAGCTGCCGGCAAGATCGTCGCATCGGCACGTGGTGAGAAGCAAGCTCCTTTACAGGAGGCAAAGCCTTCAAAGAAGGTGGTAGCCAAGGCTGAAGCCGAGAAGAAGGCAAAGGTCGAGGCAAAGGCTGCGGCAAAGGCTGAAGCAGAGGCAGCCGCCAAGGCGGCTGCAGAGGCTGCTCAAGCAGCAGAAGAAGCTAAAAAGGCTTCTGCTGAAGAAGTGGCTGCGACAGAGGAATCAACCGACGAAGCAGCAGAGTAG
- the ffh gene encoding signal recognition particle protein — translation MFDNLSDRLQSIFSGLNSKGTLNETDVDAAMRQIRLALLEADVNYKVVKEFVGRVRERAVGADVMRSLTPGQMVVKIVLSELTALLGDTQSKLVLSNRVPNVVMMVGLQGSGKTTATSKLAYMMRKKGKHPLMIACDVYRPAAIDQLEALGRELDIPVFRGEGDDPVKIARDGVRYALDNMLDFAIVDTAGRLHVDEPMMQEAQNIRNAVKPDQILMVVDSMTGQDAVNVAEGFARRLDFDGVIMSKLDGDARGGAALSIREVTGKPIKFASMGEKPDSFEEFHPDRMAKRILGMGDVVSLIEKASETALDEDFSEDDAKRLEKGKFTFDDFLTSIRQMRKLGGIGAVVNMLPGGSQLKDLEGKVDDKALDRTEAIVYSMTKKERSNPKIINGQRRARIAAGSGVTVTDVNRLIKQFSETQKMMKQMQNSKGKGKRKGRNGMFPKGLF, via the coding sequence ATGTTTGATAATCTTTCCGATCGTTTACAGTCGATTTTTTCCGGCCTCAATTCCAAAGGTACGCTCAACGAAACCGATGTCGATGCCGCGATGCGTCAAATCAGGTTGGCGTTATTGGAAGCCGATGTGAACTACAAAGTCGTCAAAGAGTTCGTCGGCCGTGTCCGCGAGCGGGCCGTCGGTGCCGATGTCATGCGTTCTCTGACTCCCGGGCAAATGGTGGTTAAAATCGTCTTGAGCGAGCTTACCGCGCTTCTCGGCGATACTCAAAGTAAACTCGTCCTGTCCAATCGTGTTCCGAACGTCGTAATGATGGTGGGTTTGCAGGGTTCCGGCAAAACAACCGCCACGTCCAAGCTCGCCTATATGATGCGCAAGAAAGGAAAGCATCCTTTGATGATTGCGTGCGACGTGTATCGTCCCGCCGCAATCGACCAGCTCGAGGCGCTCGGGCGCGAACTCGATATACCCGTCTTTCGCGGGGAAGGCGACGACCCGGTGAAAATAGCACGTGACGGCGTCCGCTATGCTCTCGACAATATGCTTGATTTCGCCATAGTCGATACCGCCGGTCGCCTCCATGTCGATGAACCCATGATGCAAGAAGCACAAAATATCCGAAACGCGGTGAAACCCGATCAAATTTTGATGGTCGTGGATTCCATGACCGGTCAAGATGCGGTCAATGTGGCCGAAGGGTTCGCCCGTCGTCTCGATTTCGACGGCGTCATCATGTCGAAACTCGACGGTGATGCTCGTGGCGGCGCCGCACTTTCCATCAGAGAAGTCACCGGAAAGCCGATCAAGTTCGCCTCGATGGGTGAGAAGCCGGACTCCTTCGAGGAGTTTCATCCCGATCGCATGGCGAAACGCATTCTCGGTATGGGCGATGTGGTCAGCCTCATCGAGAAAGCGAGCGAAACCGCCCTCGATGAGGATTTTTCCGAAGATGACGCCAAGCGCCTTGAAAAAGGAAAATTCACCTTCGACGATTTCCTCACCTCGATCAGGCAAATGAGAAAACTCGGAGGAATCGGTGCCGTCGTCAATATGCTTCCCGGTGGTTCGCAACTTAAAGATCTGGAAGGAAAGGTCGACGACAAGGCACTGGATCGCACCGAGGCCATCGTGTATTCGATGACGAAAAAGGAGCGGAGCAATCCGAAAATAATCAATGGGCAGCGGCGCGCGCGCATCGCTGCCGGCTCCGGTGTGACGGTCACCGATGTCAACCGTCTCATCAAACAGTTTTCCGAGACGCAAAAAATGATGAAACAGATGCAGAATTCGAAAGGAAAGGGCAAAAGAAAAGGCCGTAACGGCATGTTTCCCAAAGGACTTTTTTAA
- the ftsY gene encoding signal recognition particle-docking protein FtsY has translation MSSWFDRLNEGLSKSRQKLAGSLNQLVGRGADVDDSFWEELEETLIAADLGVEAATDIVERLRLEANAQSIPSSDKIIARLQDMIAEEFETAGDPFQFEPVTILMVGINGTGKTTSVGKLAKQAVAQNKKIVLGSADTFRAAASEQLDVWAERANVEVVRKDRGADPASVAFDTVARAEEVGADIALIDTAGRLHTSLDLMHELEKVQRVARDRSKAPTFTVLVMDATTGQNGLVQAREFNKHLAIDALILTKLDGTAKGGIAVAISRELKVPIVRIGVGEGIDDLRPFDPHEFAKALVGIDV, from the coding sequence ATGAGCTCATGGTTTGATCGCCTCAATGAAGGCTTGAGCAAGAGTAGACAAAAACTTGCGGGATCTCTCAACCAACTCGTCGGTCGAGGCGCCGATGTCGATGATTCTTTTTGGGAGGAGCTCGAAGAGACGCTCATAGCAGCCGATCTCGGCGTCGAGGCGGCGACCGATATCGTCGAGCGTTTGCGCCTCGAGGCCAATGCCCAATCGATTCCTTCGTCCGATAAAATCATCGCACGCTTGCAGGATATGATCGCCGAGGAATTCGAAACGGCGGGAGATCCCTTTCAGTTCGAACCGGTCACCATACTCATGGTCGGTATCAACGGGACCGGTAAAACGACATCGGTGGGAAAACTGGCGAAGCAAGCGGTGGCGCAGAATAAGAAAATCGTTCTCGGCAGTGCCGATACGTTTCGCGCAGCAGCATCCGAGCAACTCGATGTTTGGGCCGAAAGGGCGAATGTCGAGGTCGTGCGCAAAGATCGCGGTGCCGACCCGGCAAGTGTCGCTTTCGATACCGTGGCCCGTGCCGAAGAGGTCGGAGCCGATATCGCCCTGATCGACACAGCCGGCCGCCTCCATACCTCGCTCGATCTCATGCACGAACTCGAGAAGGTGCAACGTGTCGCGCGCGACCGCAGCAAAGCTCCGACGTTCACCGTGCTCGTCATGGACGCCACGACGGGACAAAACGGGCTCGTCCAAGCTCGTGAATTCAATAAGCACCTCGCAATCGATGCGCTTATTCTCACGAAACTCGACGGCACGGCGAAAGGGGGAATCGCCGTGGCGATTTCGCGTGAGCTGAAAGTGCCGATAGTACGTATAGGCGTGGGCGAAGGTATCGACGATTTGCGTCCCTTCGACCCGCACGAATTCGCGAAAGCTTTGGTGGGCATCGATGTTTGA
- the smc gene encoding chromosome segregation protein SMC, whose amino-acid sequence MYLKSLTLKGFKSFADKSVFSVEPGVTCVVGPNGSGKSNISDAVLWVLGEQSAKTLRGQAMEDIIFAGSSARQALGVAEVDLVLDNTDGTLPLEFSEVTITRRMYRSGESEYLINQSPSRLMDILDMLHDTGLGRDAHSIISQGRLTEVLNARPEDRRSLIEEAAGVLKHKKRKERALRKLSGLDAHLERAADIANEIERQLRPLERQAAKAKTHAELISELREIDVSCAVDDLRRLQTDWNDVLKKEREAEVELDLVRYQLEERERELEKYQHLLEDKGLFVGDISEQRRRVNTILERFDAGLLLLEEKGKNLINRLSELRMQLHGAQSRIGGACKERDVVAASRAETDASLKELYTQLGEIRRESESTRKERALFDEEVSKIASSLRSQRARADERRNAIAKRESALSSLSIQTDLLKNRKDELGEQIGSSQETLSQRRTKLASLEKGIAKAKREIAMADSDVDKRVRVLDSRRNDLQAARDRFFDARAEIKGLEEVDRAFATASPALARVVSRAAELDGFVGPVADFISADAEYEQLVEKLLGADLFGVFVKDAQGAMAVAHEVKNAEAGEISIIPLDAPPISPKASKVGKRLLDFVTFDESHRAGVEVLFGDVYVVDSLQTAISSIKHNPEIRFVTKEGAVVWPSGKVTLGTQIADNEGVLARKRRLNSLSDTLGGLEISVAEAEGDVAVAEEALMLAQQDAFGLNQKAAQITGEYNSLLAEIGRLEESLARITQEEAQISTRLEEVVEKADEQIPALEALKAEAQEQETVLEELQERAAGAEYDRSLKLRDETAVNERLSKCQVDMATVSEREVHMKRELNQLVAEISGLKETIESSNQTEQALEMLRSRIQPLHDLYKDMHEQADRWSLMLRDRAKLEQSDSESLRSTITSAQDAVKTAQAIVNEKTEGIMHVRVAKGQLEVQVNAAVRHIVEELGMPIEKALALPLVENRLAVEDHALSLRKKVSNLGAINSVAKDEYEALSARRDFMRSQIEDLKSARTALNKVVGAIDRKIKTLFLDTFEQVDKHFQAFFAILFPGGSAQLLLSDPDDPDNTGVEFIALPRGKKLKKMSLLSGGEQSLAALALLFAVNQVRPCPFFILDEVEAALDDSNLQRFVNFVDKMRQSTQFLIVTHQRRTMEMADLLYGVSMQADGVSKLLSQKLENALELVESES is encoded by the coding sequence GTGTATTTAAAGTCACTCACGCTCAAAGGCTTTAAGTCTTTTGCCGACAAGAGCGTTTTTTCCGTCGAACCCGGGGTTACCTGTGTCGTCGGTCCCAACGGTTCCGGCAAATCGAATATTTCAGATGCGGTTTTATGGGTGCTCGGCGAGCAGAGTGCGAAAACGCTTCGCGGGCAAGCTATGGAAGACATCATTTTCGCCGGCTCCTCCGCCCGGCAGGCATTGGGCGTGGCCGAGGTCGACTTGGTGTTGGATAATACGGACGGAACGCTTCCTCTGGAGTTTTCCGAAGTGACTATCACACGCCGCATGTATCGTTCCGGTGAAAGCGAATACCTCATCAATCAAAGTCCGTCTCGTTTGATGGACATACTCGATATGTTGCATGACACTGGTCTCGGTCGTGATGCGCATTCGATTATCAGCCAAGGACGTCTGACCGAAGTGCTCAATGCGCGTCCTGAGGACCGTCGTTCTCTCATCGAAGAAGCGGCGGGTGTCCTCAAGCATAAGAAGCGCAAAGAACGCGCACTTCGGAAGTTATCGGGACTCGACGCACATCTCGAGCGTGCGGCTGACATCGCCAATGAAATCGAACGCCAGTTGCGTCCGCTCGAACGGCAGGCGGCAAAGGCGAAAACGCACGCGGAGCTCATATCCGAATTAAGAGAGATCGATGTGTCGTGTGCCGTTGATGACCTGCGTCGACTTCAGACCGACTGGAATGACGTTCTCAAAAAGGAACGTGAGGCGGAGGTCGAACTCGACCTCGTGCGTTATCAGCTCGAGGAACGAGAGAGAGAGCTCGAAAAGTATCAACATCTGCTGGAGGATAAGGGGCTGTTCGTCGGGGATATCTCCGAACAGCGCCGTCGGGTCAATACCATTCTCGAGCGCTTCGATGCCGGGCTTTTACTCTTGGAGGAAAAAGGAAAGAACCTCATCAACCGTCTTTCGGAATTGCGCATGCAACTTCACGGTGCACAATCGCGAATCGGCGGTGCTTGTAAAGAACGTGATGTCGTCGCAGCTTCGCGCGCCGAGACGGACGCTTCATTAAAAGAGCTTTATACGCAGCTCGGTGAGATTCGCAGGGAAAGCGAGTCGACGCGAAAAGAACGTGCTTTGTTCGATGAAGAAGTATCGAAAATCGCCTCTTCTTTGCGTTCGCAACGAGCGCGAGCCGATGAGAGACGAAACGCCATCGCTAAAAGGGAAAGCGCTCTGTCATCTCTTTCGATACAAACCGATTTGTTGAAGAACAGAAAAGATGAACTGGGCGAGCAAATCGGTTCCTCCCAAGAGACGCTTTCCCAAAGGCGCACAAAACTTGCATCGCTTGAAAAAGGGATTGCGAAAGCAAAGCGTGAAATCGCTATGGCCGACAGCGATGTCGATAAACGTGTGAGAGTGCTCGATTCGCGCCGTAATGATTTACAAGCGGCTCGCGACAGGTTCTTTGACGCACGCGCCGAAATCAAAGGGCTCGAAGAGGTCGACAGGGCTTTTGCGACGGCAAGCCCCGCGCTCGCGCGCGTCGTCTCGCGCGCCGCAGAACTCGACGGCTTCGTCGGTCCCGTCGCTGATTTCATCTCGGCGGATGCCGAGTATGAGCAACTCGTCGAAAAACTTTTGGGCGCCGATCTTTTCGGAGTTTTTGTAAAGGATGCACAAGGCGCCATGGCCGTCGCCCATGAGGTCAAAAACGCCGAAGCCGGAGAGATTTCGATTATCCCTCTCGATGCGCCGCCGATCTCGCCGAAAGCATCGAAAGTCGGAAAGCGGCTCTTGGATTTCGTGACATTCGATGAATCGCATCGAGCCGGAGTCGAGGTGCTATTCGGTGACGTGTACGTCGTCGATTCGTTGCAGACGGCCATTTCCTCGATCAAACATAATCCCGAAATCAGATTCGTCACAAAGGAAGGTGCCGTCGTATGGCCTTCCGGCAAAGTCACTCTCGGTACGCAAATCGCCGATAACGAGGGTGTGCTTGCGCGTAAACGTCGCCTCAATTCTTTGAGCGACACTTTGGGCGGGTTGGAGATTTCAGTTGCGGAGGCGGAAGGCGATGTCGCCGTAGCCGAGGAAGCATTGATGCTGGCGCAGCAAGATGCATTCGGTCTCAATCAGAAAGCGGCACAGATAACCGGGGAATATAATTCCCTACTCGCAGAAATCGGACGACTCGAGGAAAGCCTCGCGCGCATAACGCAAGAAGAGGCGCAAATTTCAACGCGCCTCGAAGAGGTCGTTGAAAAAGCCGATGAACAAATTCCGGCGTTGGAAGCGTTGAAGGCGGAAGCGCAAGAGCAAGAAACCGTGCTTGAGGAACTTCAGGAACGCGCCGCCGGCGCCGAATACGATCGAAGCCTAAAACTTCGTGACGAGACCGCGGTCAATGAGCGACTGAGCAAATGCCAAGTCGATATGGCGACCGTTTCAGAGCGTGAAGTACATATGAAACGGGAGCTCAATCAACTCGTCGCTGAAATATCGGGTCTTAAAGAAACCATTGAAAGTTCAAATCAGACCGAGCAAGCGCTCGAAATGCTCCGTTCTCGCATACAGCCGCTCCACGATCTTTATAAGGATATGCATGAACAGGCCGACCGTTGGTCGTTGATGTTGCGCGACCGCGCGAAACTCGAACAATCCGATTCGGAATCATTGCGTTCCACAATCACTTCGGCGCAAGATGCCGTTAAGACAGCCCAGGCGATTGTCAACGAAAAGACCGAAGGCATCATGCACGTGCGCGTGGCCAAGGGGCAACTCGAGGTGCAAGTGAATGCCGCCGTTCGGCATATCGTCGAAGAACTCGGCATGCCGATAGAAAAGGCGTTGGCCCTTCCTCTGGTTGAAAATCGCCTTGCGGTTGAAGACCACGCTTTGTCTTTGCGTAAAAAAGTTTCGAACCTCGGAGCTATCAACTCGGTCGCAAAAGACGAGTACGAGGCGCTTTCCGCCCGCAGAGATTTCATGCGCTCGCAAATCGAAGACCTGAAGAGTGCGCGTACAGCGCTCAACAAGGTGGTCGGCGCAATCGACCGCAAAATCAAAACACTGTTTCTCGATACCTTCGAGCAAGTGGACAAGCACTTCCAGGCATTTTTCGCCATTTTGTTTCCCGGTGGAAGTGCTCAGTTGCTTCTGAGCGATCCTGATGACCCGGACAATACCGGTGTCGAATTCATCGCGCTGCCGCGCGGTAAGAAACTCAAGAAGATGTCACTTCTTTCCGGCGGTGAGCAGTCGCTTGCTGCGCTTGCGCTCCTTTTCGCCGTCAATCAGGTTCGCCCGTGCCCGTTCTTCATCCTCGATGAGGTCGAAGCGGCGCTCGATGACTCGAACCTGCAACGTTTTGTAAACTTCGTCGATAAAATGCGTCAAAGCACGCAATTCCTAATCGTCACTCACCAACGACGTACCATGGAAATGGCCGATTTGCTCTATGGCGTATCCATGCAAGCGGATGGCGTGTCCAAGCTTTTGAGTCAAAAACTCGAAAATGCTCTGGAACTCGTCGAATCGGAAAGTTAA